In a single window of the Limisphaerales bacterium genome:
- a CDS encoding PQQ-binding-like beta-propeller repeat protein produces MKKNLLPFSFSLLAFLAVSAFGQAEKAAFALAKQTRGIAVVTGKDERAMALYVLELAQASELTIYFQSPDAATALAVRKAADGAGLLGQRVFVEQSQLDRICLGDNMADFATLFGPDVKDAEILRVLRPGGQANVGNRIITKPTSQKTDAWSHPFHGPDNNPQSTDAVARAPYLTQFIQAPKFSPMPQITVAAGGRVYRAFGHIAHKANQNEMLNTLICASAHNGIIHWKRKLTPGFMIHRNTMVATDDALYMADNESCKIIDAHTGKVREEIIIPKGVGDGPTWKWMAMVDGTLYALVGSREISVKTVPSGKPGLGHWPWGMWEGHDYKNPKTNFGYGRTFVAIDLKTKKIKWQHSEKEFIDARGVCLRDGKIYFYSPKKFLAAIGTNGKPAWRNSDQDLLEAIAPHARAQHYITGYATTAYIKCTKDEIFFSGPTRPNLVSAATKDGRLLWHKKGGGNVQLVLREEGIFAAGAQRSNGGMILEYKTGKVKSMMPWRRACTRATGSIDSVFFRASGGTVRMDVPSNTAQHIAPMRPPCQDGVIISDGNLFWGPWMCGCQLSLYGHISLTAAGNQLASPGEARPQFESSKGDLKNVRPLAAHKNDWSVYQGNNRRTSTTTLPLPAALKERWSFPAPTAALPTAPVTAGGLTFIANRSGVIRAMNSNGKLMWETFTGGAIYFPPAVAKGRVYSGSADGRVYCHEAATGRKLWSYRVAPTERWIAVFGKLISTWPVAGGVLVEDGTVYASAGIAHYDGTHVVALDAITGNLKWHNDSSGSLNKKVNSGVSMQGSLFMENGKLCFLGGGVQEVAQFNLDDGKCVNTPVNNPQSGYRTAFYPYYPEYGNYVSLAHTLADGRELVFDASYEGNKFNYLHALAALPPGAPKLTKERARWNARRGAPQRKVLWRDARGRRFAGFIVGKTRLLGVGDQGAEKDPFITLINLKTGNDEWTAKLPAQPIKGGASIDSAGRIWVTLVDGRVMCFEKGLE; encoded by the coding sequence ATGAAAAAAAATCTTCTTCCTTTTTCATTTTCACTCCTCGCATTTCTCGCCGTGTCAGCATTCGGGCAGGCGGAGAAAGCGGCTTTCGCGCTGGCAAAACAGACCCGTGGCATTGCAGTAGTCACCGGCAAAGACGAACGCGCGATGGCGCTGTATGTCCTTGAATTAGCGCAAGCGAGTGAGTTAACGATTTATTTTCAGTCGCCCGATGCTGCCACCGCACTCGCTGTGCGCAAAGCGGCGGATGGCGCGGGGTTGCTGGGGCAGCGCGTGTTTGTGGAACAAAGCCAGCTGGACCGAATTTGCCTTGGCGACAACATGGCGGACTTTGCCACCCTGTTCGGACCAGATGTGAAGGACGCTGAAATCCTACGTGTACTCCGGCCGGGCGGGCAGGCAAATGTCGGTAACCGAATCATTACCAAACCCACCTCCCAAAAGACCGATGCGTGGAGCCATCCCTTTCACGGGCCGGATAATAATCCGCAATCCACCGACGCCGTGGCGCGCGCGCCGTATCTCACACAGTTTATTCAAGCACCGAAGTTTAGCCCGATGCCGCAAATCACCGTGGCCGCCGGGGGGCGCGTGTACCGCGCCTTCGGCCACATCGCGCACAAGGCCAACCAAAACGAAATGCTCAACACCCTCATTTGCGCCAGCGCGCATAACGGCATCATCCACTGGAAACGCAAGCTCACGCCGGGCTTTATGATCCACCGCAACACGATGGTGGCTACCGACGATGCCTTGTATATGGCGGATAACGAATCGTGTAAAATCATCGACGCGCACACGGGCAAAGTACGCGAAGAGATCATCATCCCCAAAGGCGTGGGCGACGGCCCAACGTGGAAATGGATGGCGATGGTCGATGGCACGCTGTACGCATTGGTGGGTTCCAGAGAAATTTCTGTGAAGACCGTCCCCTCCGGCAAACCCGGCCTCGGCCATTGGCCGTGGGGAATGTGGGAAGGGCACGATTACAAAAACCCCAAAACCAATTTCGGTTATGGCCGCACATTCGTGGCGATTGATTTGAAGACCAAAAAAATCAAGTGGCAGCATTCGGAAAAGGAATTCATCGACGCGCGCGGCGTGTGTTTGCGCGATGGGAAAATTTATTTTTATAGCCCCAAGAAATTCCTCGCCGCGATCGGCACCAACGGCAAACCGGCTTGGCGCAACTCAGACCAAGATTTGCTCGAGGCCATTGCGCCCCACGCGCGCGCACAGCATTATATCACCGGCTACGCAACGACCGCGTACATCAAGTGCACGAAGGACGAGATTTTCTTTTCCGGCCCCACACGGCCAAATTTGGTATCCGCCGCCACGAAAGATGGCCGATTGTTGTGGCACAAGAAAGGCGGCGGCAATGTGCAACTCGTGTTGCGCGAGGAAGGAATTTTTGCCGCGGGCGCGCAGCGCAGCAATGGCGGGATGATTCTCGAATACAAAACCGGCAAAGTGAAAAGCATGATGCCGTGGCGCCGCGCCTGCACCCGTGCGACCGGCAGCATCGACAGCGTTTTCTTCCGCGCCAGCGGCGGCACAGTGCGGATGGATGTGCCGAGCAACACCGCCCAACACATCGCGCCGATGCGGCCGCCGTGTCAGGACGGCGTCATCATTTCCGACGGCAACCTTTTCTGGGGCCCGTGGATGTGCGGCTGCCAACTTTCGCTCTACGGCCACATCAGCCTCACCGCCGCCGGCAATCAACTCGCCAGCCCCGGCGAAGCGCGCCCGCAATTCGAGTCCAGCAAAGGAGATCTCAAAAACGTTCGCCCACTTGCCGCCCACAAAAATGATTGGTCAGTTTACCAAGGGAATAACCGCCGCACGTCCACCACCACACTGCCTTTGCCCGCCGCGTTGAAGGAGCGGTGGAGTTTCCCCGCCCCCACCGCCGCGCTGCCCACCGCGCCGGTTACCGCGGGTGGATTAACCTTCATTGCCAACCGCAGCGGCGTGATCCGCGCGATGAATTCCAACGGTAAACTGATGTGGGAAACATTCACCGGCGGCGCGATTTATTTCCCGCCCGCCGTGGCAAAGGGCCGCGTGTATTCCGGCAGCGCGGACGGACGCGTGTACTGCCACGAAGCCGCCACGGGCCGCAAGTTGTGGAGCTATCGTGTGGCACCGACGGAGCGCTGGATCGCGGTGTTCGGTAAACTCATTTCCACTTGGCCCGTCGCCGGCGGGGTGCTGGTGGAAGATGGAACGGTCTACGCCTCGGCCGGCATCGCGCATTACGACGGCACGCACGTGGTCGCGCTGGACGCCATCACCGGCAATCTCAAGTGGCACAATGACAGCAGCGGGTCGCTCAACAAAAAAGTGAACAGCGGCGTGAGTATGCAGGGTAGTTTATTTATGGAAAACGGCAAGCTCTGTTTCCTCGGCGGCGGCGTGCAGGAAGTCGCGCAGTTCAATCTCGACGACGGCAAGTGCGTGAATACGCCGGTAAACAATCCGCAATCCGGATATCGCACCGCGTTTTATCCGTACTACCCCGAGTACGGCAACTACGTCTCGCTCGCGCACACACTGGCCGATGGACGCGAACTGGTGTTCGACGCCAGCTACGAGGGCAACAAATTCAATTACCTCCACGCATTGGCCGCGCTGCCTCCCGGCGCGCCGAAGCTCACCAAAGAACGCGCCCGCTGGAACGCCCGCCGTGGCGCGCCCCAACGCAAAGTGCTGTGGCGCGACGCCCGCGGCCGCCGCTTCGCCGGATTCATCGTCGGCAAAACCCGCCTCCTCGGCGTCGGCGATCAAGGCGCGGAGAAGGACCCCTTCATCACCCTCATCAACCTCAAAACCGGCAATGACGAATGGACCGCGAAACTCCCCGCGCAACCGATCAAAGGCGGCGCAAGCATCGACAGCGCCGGAAGGATTTGGGTGACGTTGGTGGATGGGCGGGTGATGTGTTTTGAAAAGGGATTAGAATGA
- a CDS encoding DUF1501 domain-containing protein, giving the protein MNSIEINRRTFFDRVGDGLYGAALASLLTRDLYGTERHHKSALPTDTQPRQPHFAPRAKAVIQFCMQGGPSQVDLFDPKPALETLHGKDAPEEFTKVAPAGRSMKGHLMRSHWKFAQYGQSGAWVSELLPETAKEMDHIAVIRSMFNVHENHEPACYKWQSGETFPGHPTMGSWITYGLGSVNQNLPAYVVLADPQNRLPVNGVENWMSGYLPPLFQGTSIKSEGTPMLHLKPDFKEPAGVSAAKHNLINALDRIHKAERPNQHVLDSRIANYQMAARMQVQATEALDVSTETESTRKQYGIGGKETDNFGKRCLMARRLVERGVRLIQIYPKGQMWDNHNNIKTSLPAACKQSDLPTAGLLRDLRQRGLLDDVLILWGGEFGRLPMAQGEYAKAGRDHGPSGFTNWMAGGGVKGGTVYGETDDIGFGAVKDRVSIQDWHATILHQLGMNHEKLFFDRNGLHERLTHTHPTRVVKEILA; this is encoded by the coding sequence ATGAACTCGATCGAAATCAATCGCCGCACATTTTTTGATCGCGTGGGCGACGGTCTTTATGGTGCGGCGCTGGCCTCACTATTGACTCGTGATCTGTATGGAACGGAGCGGCACCACAAATCAGCTCTCCCTACGGATACCCAGCCACGCCAGCCGCACTTTGCGCCCCGCGCCAAGGCGGTTATTCAATTCTGCATGCAGGGTGGGCCGTCGCAAGTGGATTTGTTTGATCCCAAGCCGGCACTGGAAACATTGCACGGTAAAGATGCGCCGGAGGAATTTACCAAGGTCGCGCCTGCTGGTCGCAGCATGAAAGGTCATCTCATGCGTAGCCATTGGAAGTTTGCACAATATGGGCAAAGCGGCGCGTGGGTGAGCGAATTGCTGCCGGAGACAGCAAAGGAAATGGATCATATTGCTGTCATTCGCTCCATGTTTAACGTGCACGAAAATCACGAGCCGGCTTGTTATAAATGGCAAAGTGGTGAGACCTTTCCCGGTCACCCGACCATGGGATCTTGGATCACATACGGCCTCGGCAGCGTGAACCAGAATCTCCCCGCCTACGTAGTGCTGGCTGATCCTCAAAACCGACTGCCAGTAAACGGCGTGGAAAACTGGATGAGCGGATATTTGCCACCGCTGTTTCAAGGCACGTCCATTAAGAGTGAAGGCACCCCAATGCTGCATCTCAAGCCGGATTTTAAAGAGCCCGCGGGTGTGAGTGCTGCCAAGCACAACCTGATCAACGCGCTTGATCGAATTCACAAGGCAGAGCGCCCTAACCAGCATGTGCTTGATTCGCGCATTGCCAATTATCAAATGGCTGCACGAATGCAGGTGCAGGCTACTGAAGCACTGGATGTTTCAACAGAAACGGAGAGTACGCGTAAGCAGTACGGCATCGGCGGGAAGGAAACGGATAATTTTGGCAAGCGTTGCCTTATGGCGCGACGGTTGGTGGAGCGAGGCGTACGATTAATCCAAATTTATCCAAAAGGCCAAATGTGGGATAACCACAACAACATCAAGACTTCTTTGCCGGCTGCCTGTAAACAAAGCGATCTTCCCACTGCCGGATTGCTGCGTGATCTGCGGCAACGTGGACTGCTCGACGATGTGCTTATTCTGTGGGGAGGCGAATTCGGTCGGTTGCCGATGGCTCAGGGTGAATATGCCAAGGCCGGTCGCGACCACGGCCCGAGCGGATTTACTAACTGGATGGCTGGTGGCGGCGTGAAAGGCGGCACTGTGTATGGCGAAACCGATGACATCGGTTTTGGGGCAGTAAAAGACCGTGTGAGCATTCAAGATTGGCATGCCACCATCCTCCACCAGCTCGGCATGAACCATGAAAAACTTTTCTTCGATCGCAATGGACTCCACGAGCGACTAACTCACACGCATCCCACACGGGTGGTGAAAGAGATCTTGGCCTAA
- a CDS encoding PSD1 domain-containing protein produces the protein MNLRIHHWLPVVLLSLSATAVPKVTQHDAIPVLLRRCVMCHGQDAREGGLDLRTKSTMLAGGAFVSGKPAESKMIQRIVSRECPPDKNISMAGIERMGASELKTLRDWISVGAPEVWQTLKPVKLKPGARNHWAFQPPKRPTIPTVAIPQSKIRNPIDVFLLRKLAIQKLGYSPEASKHTLLRRVTYDLTGLPPTPSEMVAFEEDTSPTAYMKVVDRLLASPAYGVRWGRHWLDLAGYSDSEGKRNADMIRDYAWKYRDYVINSFNADKPYNDFLVEQIAGDELVDYSDPEAIDENVIEKLVATGFLRMAPDGTSANPVNRVEDRIEVIGDELQILAGGVMGLTMKCARCHDHKYDPISQRDYYSFAAIFKASYDEYNWLTPQPFRNQWAGSTRRHLPVALPEERKPIEAYNAKLKEELDPLEKNFTSAKGMERKELKKKIDDLKAKKKTMPLIRALWDRGESSPTYVNLRGNPGSPGARVGPALPRVFSETPFQPAKVVGKNKTGNRLALARWMTNPDHPLTSRVWVNRIWKHHFGRGIVASLDNFGKLGSVPTHPELLDWLAIELVENKWSTKHLHRLICTSTAYRQSSFNAKTTAIKDPDNIWLSRMRMRRLDAEELHDGLLAITGQLNIRLGGKPDDVQVRERGYVTGKPGKGGWRRSVYIRQRRIHMMTMLETFDLPAMNPNCVTRINSTVVQQPLFLLHDKVIYELSRKLASEIQKEAKTIEAATRLAYRKIINRPPSEKELLGMTKSMQELERQFVAAKETGQRNKALSAVCHALFNSAAFLYVD, from the coding sequence ATGAATTTGCGAATCCATCATTGGCTGCCGGTTGTGTTGTTGTCCCTTTCCGCAACCGCCGTACCCAAGGTCACGCAGCACGACGCCATTCCGGTGTTGCTGCGGCGGTGTGTGATGTGCCATGGGCAGGACGCACGCGAGGGCGGGCTCGATCTGCGCACCAAGTCAACCATGCTTGCTGGCGGTGCATTTGTTTCCGGGAAACCGGCGGAAAGTAAAATGATTCAGCGCATTGTTTCGCGTGAATGCCCGCCAGATAAAAACATCAGCATGGCCGGTATTGAGCGCATGGGTGCAAGCGAGTTAAAAACCCTGCGCGATTGGATCAGTGTTGGGGCACCGGAAGTATGGCAAACGCTGAAGCCGGTGAAGCTAAAACCCGGAGCTCGCAATCATTGGGCGTTTCAACCCCCGAAACGGCCGACCATTCCAACAGTTGCCATCCCCCAATCCAAGATTCGCAATCCTATCGATGTTTTTCTGCTAAGAAAACTGGCCATTCAAAAACTGGGATACTCGCCCGAAGCATCAAAGCACACGTTGCTGCGGCGGGTCACCTACGACCTCACTGGCCTTCCGCCCACGCCTTCGGAGATGGTGGCGTTCGAAGAAGACACTAGCCCAACGGCTTATATGAAAGTTGTAGATCGGCTGCTGGCTTCGCCCGCGTACGGGGTGCGTTGGGGGCGGCATTGGCTGGATCTAGCCGGCTATTCAGATTCCGAAGGCAAACGCAATGCAGACATGATTCGGGATTACGCGTGGAAATATCGCGACTACGTCATCAACTCTTTTAATGCCGACAAGCCGTACAATGATTTTCTAGTGGAGCAAATCGCCGGTGATGAGTTGGTGGATTATTCGGACCCCGAGGCGATCGATGAAAACGTCATCGAGAAATTAGTCGCCACAGGATTCCTTCGTATGGCCCCCGATGGCACCAGTGCTAATCCCGTAAACCGCGTGGAGGACCGAATTGAAGTCATCGGTGATGAATTGCAAATTCTCGCCGGTGGCGTGATGGGGTTGACCATGAAATGTGCGCGTTGCCACGATCACAAGTACGACCCAATCAGTCAGCGAGATTACTATTCCTTCGCAGCCATCTTTAAAGCTTCATATGATGAGTACAACTGGCTGACACCACAGCCATTTAGAAATCAATGGGCAGGCAGTACACGCCGGCATTTGCCGGTGGCGTTGCCTGAAGAACGCAAACCCATTGAGGCTTACAACGCGAAGTTGAAAGAGGAGTTGGATCCACTAGAGAAGAATTTCACATCCGCAAAGGGAATGGAACGCAAGGAGTTGAAGAAGAAAATAGACGACCTGAAAGCAAAGAAGAAAACTATGCCGCTCATTCGCGCGCTGTGGGATCGAGGTGAATCTTCCCCGACTTATGTGAATCTGCGCGGCAATCCCGGGAGCCCCGGGGCGCGGGTAGGGCCGGCATTGCCACGGGTGTTTTCAGAAACCCCCTTCCAGCCTGCTAAAGTGGTGGGCAAAAACAAGACGGGTAACCGGCTGGCGCTGGCGCGGTGGATGACCAATCCGGATCATCCGCTCACCTCCCGGGTGTGGGTGAATCGCATTTGGAAACATCATTTCGGCCGGGGAATTGTCGCGAGCCTGGATAACTTTGGCAAACTCGGTAGTGTGCCTACGCATCCTGAGTTGCTCGACTGGCTGGCCATCGAGTTGGTCGAAAACAAATGGAGCACCAAGCATCTGCATCGCCTTATCTGTACCAGCACCGCTTATCGGCAATCTTCTTTTAATGCCAAAACTACCGCGATAAAGGATCCCGACAACATCTGGCTTTCGCGCATGCGTATGCGGCGGCTGGATGCGGAGGAATTGCACGACGGACTGCTTGCTATCACCGGTCAATTGAATATCCGTTTGGGGGGCAAGCCTGATGATGTGCAGGTGCGTGAAAGAGGTTATGTCACGGGCAAGCCGGGGAAAGGGGGATGGCGCCGTAGTGTTTATATTCGCCAACGCCGCATACACATGATGACAATGTTGGAGACGTTTGATCTGCCGGCGATGAACCCCAATTGTGTCACCCGTATCAACTCCACTGTGGTGCAGCAGCCACTGTTTTTATTGCATGACAAAGTGATTTACGAGCTGTCGCGCAAGCTGGCTTCGGAGATTCAGAAAGAAGCCAAAACCATCGAGGCGGCCACCAGGTTGGCGTATCGCAAAATCATTAATCGACCGCCGTCAGAGAAAGAGCTGCTAGGAATGACGAAATCGATGCAGGAACTGGAGCGTCAATTCGTGGCGGCAAAAGAAACCGGCCAACGCAACAAAGCACTGTCGGCGGTGTGCCACGCGTTGTTTAATTCCGCCGCATTTTTGTACGTTGACTAA
- a CDS encoding endonuclease → MKDHEVKALFQSTLEDFQLSRSERNEVRTLTDSINGSEQRRALYRSMAFDAAREALAKADAGQRHQVLEWLENTVKTLHPAENIPNTGKVDAAAAFFSPDDDCVGKIIDCLAQVRASVDICVFTITDNRIAGAIEKAHRRRVQIRVISDDDKSMDAGSDIRRLERAGIAVRMDRSEHHMHHKFAIFDKSKLLTGSYNWTRSASLHNDENFLITGDADLIKSFTRMFDKLWRNFS, encoded by the coding sequence ATGAAAGATCACGAGGTCAAAGCCCTCTTCCAATCGACGCTGGAAGATTTCCAGCTATCCCGCAGCGAACGCAACGAGGTCCGCACGCTCACCGATTCCATCAACGGCAGCGAACAGCGCCGCGCACTTTATCGAAGTATGGCTTTCGATGCCGCGCGCGAGGCGCTGGCTAAAGCCGATGCCGGTCAGCGCCATCAGGTTTTGGAGTGGCTTGAAAATACCGTCAAAACCCTGCACCCCGCCGAGAATATCCCCAACACCGGCAAAGTCGATGCGGCCGCCGCCTTCTTCAGCCCCGACGATGATTGCGTTGGCAAAATCATCGATTGCTTGGCGCAAGTCCGCGCTTCGGTGGATATTTGCGTGTTCACCATCACCGACAATCGAATTGCCGGCGCCATTGAAAAAGCGCATCGCCGCCGCGTGCAAATCCGCGTCATCAGTGATGACGACAAATCGATGGACGCCGGCTCGGACATCAGGCGCCTCGAGCGCGCCGGCATCGCCGTGCGTATGGATCGGTCCGAACATCACATGCACCACAAATTCGCCATCTTCGACAAATCCAAACTGCTCACCGGCAGTTACAACTGGACCCGCTCCGCTTCGTTGCACAACGACGAAAATTTTCTCATCACCGGCGATGCCGATTTAATCAAGTCGTTTACCCGAATGTTTGACAAACTCTGGCGCAACTTTAGCTGA